A DNA window from Ornithobacterium rhinotracheale DSM 15997 contains the following coding sequences:
- a CDS encoding 3-oxoacyl-ACP synthase III family protein yields the protein MKAFIKGVGHYVPERVVTNSDLEKLMDTSNEWIVERTGIEQRHHVGKEGKQTTADLGYEAAIRAIEDAKIQKEDIDFIIFATLSPDYYFPGCGVILQDKLGIGNVGALDVRNQCSGFVYALSTAEAFIKAGKYKNILVVGAEVQSFGLDMTTRGRNVSVIFGDGAGAVVVSPSEDENRGILSTNLHSEGKHAEELMMGFPGTKFGWADLLLEEDHNVDAHILYPYMNGNFVFKHAITRFGESIKEAFAEAQIPLEKLDLFIPHQANLRISQFLQKQMGLPSEKVFNNIQKYGNTTAASIPIALSEAKEQGRIKPGDLVCMTAFGSGFTWGSVLMNF from the coding sequence ATGAAAGCATTTATAAAAGGAGTGGGGCACTATGTTCCCGAACGAGTAGTTACCAACTCAGATTTAGAAAAATTGATGGATACCAGCAACGAGTGGATCGTTGAGCGTACTGGCATTGAGCAGCGCCACCATGTAGGAAAAGAAGGAAAACAAACCACGGCAGATTTAGGCTACGAAGCCGCGATTAGAGCGATTGAAGATGCCAAAATCCAAAAAGAAGATATCGATTTTATCATATTTGCAACTTTAAGTCCTGACTATTATTTCCCTGGATGTGGTGTGATTTTGCAAGATAAATTAGGTATAGGAAATGTAGGAGCACTTGATGTGAGAAATCAATGTTCTGGCTTTGTTTATGCACTTTCTACTGCAGAGGCATTCATCAAAGCAGGAAAATATAAAAACATTTTGGTCGTAGGAGCAGAGGTGCAATCATTTGGTTTAGACATGACTACACGCGGTAGAAATGTATCTGTAATCTTCGGAGATGGTGCAGGAGCCGTAGTTGTGAGCCCAAGCGAAGACGAAAATCGTGGAATCCTTTCTACCAATTTACACTCTGAAGGCAAGCACGCCGAGGAATTAATGATGGGCTTCCCTGGAACTAAGTTTGGCTGGGCAGATTTATTGCTCGAAGAAGACCATAATGTCGATGCGCACATTTTGTATCCATACATGAACGGAAACTTTGTGTTCAAGCATGCAATTACTCGCTTTGGAGAATCCATTAAAGAGGCGTTTGCCGAAGCGCAAATTCCGTTGGAAAAGCTAGATTTATTTATTCCGCACCAAGCAAATTTGAGAATTAGCCAATTCCTGCAAAAACAAATGGGCTTACCAAGTGAAAAGGTATTTAATAATATTCAAAAATACGGAAACACCACAGCGGCATCTATTCCAATTGCACTTTCGGAAGCCAAAGAACAAGGTCGCATCAAGCCAGGGGATTTAGTGTGTATGACGGCGTTTGGAAGTGGATTCACTTGGGGTAGCGTTCTTATGAATTTCTAA